Below is a genomic region from Pseudomonadota bacterium.
GCATCGCCCGCGGCAGCGGCGCCTTGGTCACCCTCGGCGAGGTATCCGACAACGAGGCCGTGCTCGTGCCTCGCGCCGCGGCGGTCTACTCCTTCGATAAGGGCTCGTCCAGCCAGAGCTTCCCGATCTCACCCATGGGCGCCGTCGCCCTCCTGCGCCAAACCTATCTCGACGCCACTTGGTACGCGGGTCAGTCGCCGAAACCGTTCACCGATGAGTCCCTCGGCGCCTGGCTCGAGCTGCAGGCGCTGCCGCAGATCTTCGTGGTGGACGACTGGATGGGCGCCCTGCGTGCGGACCTTGTGGGCGATGAGTTCAGCGTTCAGTACGTGATCCGCGAGGGCGGCGATGCCTACCAGCGCGTGGATGCGATCAAGGCGATGGGGGCTGCCCTTATCGTGCCTCTCGAATTCCCCGAGGCGCAGGATGTTACGGATCCCTTCGCGGCCGACCGCATCTCCTACACGGACCTCAAACACTGGGAGCTGGCACCTAGCAATGCGGCTCGCTTAGAGCGGGCGGGCGTCACCTTCGCCCTGACCAGTAGTGGTGATGCCAAGCAGTTCTGGCCGCGGCTTCGCAAGGCCATCGAGTACGGCCTGAGTGAGGAACGGGCGCTGGCGGCGCTGACCACGGTGCCCGCTGCACTGCTGGGCGAGTCTATGCGCCTTGGGGAGCTGCGCTCGGGGGCGATCGGCAACCTGATCGTCACCAGTGCGCCGCTGTTCGATGAGGCGATGGTCATCGAGGAGAACTGGGTGGCGGGCAAACGCTACCGCGTCAAGGGGCATACGCCTGATCGCAGGGGCGTCTACGCCTTGAGTGTGGGGAGCCGCGCTTACGAGCTGCATGTGAGTGGCAAGCCGACCGCGCCCAAGGCTGAGCTACGCCTACCGGTGGAGGAGGAGATCGCCGCAGACACCGACGCGGCAGAACCGACGCCGATTGCGGCGGTGCTCGCCTTCGATGGCGACGCCATCACCATGAGCTTCTCCCCTGAGGAGGATGGGGCCGCCATTCGGCTCGGCGGCTGGGAGCTTGATGATCACTGGGCCGGCGAAGGTCGCCTGGCCGACGGCGCCCCCGTGAAATGGCGGGCTGTGCGAGCGGCGAACCCATCCGCCGAAGGCGAAGATGGAGCGGGGGCCGAAGAGGCGGGCGGTCAATTGGCGCTCGGCAAGGTGATCTATCCGTTCACCGCCTACGGCACGGGCAAGCCGCCCCAACCGGAAGCACTGCTCATCCGCAACGCCACCGTGTGGACCCTCGAAGGTGAGGGCAAGCTCGACGCGGCTGACGTGCTTGTACGCGACGGGCGCATTTCGGCGGTTGGCAAGGGCCTCGCAGACCGCGACGCACGGGTGATCGACGCGACAGGCATGCACGTGACGCCGGGTATCATCGACGAGCATTCCCACATAGCGCTGTCCGGCGTCAACGATATCGCCACCAACTCCTCCATGGTGCGCATGGGCGATGTGGTCAATTCCGAGGACGTTAACATCTACCGTAACCTCGCCGGCGGAGTCACGGCAGCTCAGCTATTGCACGGATCGGCAAACCCCGTGGGCGGACAATCGGCACTGGTGAAGATGCGCTGGGGCATGCTGCCGCGGGAGATGTTGATCGACGGCGCGGACGGCTTCATCAAGTTCGCCCTGGGTGAG
It encodes:
- a CDS encoding amidohydrolase family protein, whose product is MRTRFHRSPLSGALVLLAYAISGHAQETATPNDVADERSGAYALTGATVTISPGKVLSDAVVLIREGQIVAVEAGDRPVPAGYATIDLSGRYIYPGLIDIDGTYGLPEPAKRAPFSFSKPEVLESQTPGAYNPNQAIRAEYDAVSEFTVKAKDAATWRGMGFGAVLTSMTDGIARGSGALVTLGEVSDNEAVLVPRAAAVYSFDKGSSSQSFPISPMGAVALLRQTYLDATWYAGQSPKPFTDESLGAWLELQALPQIFVVDDWMGALRADLVGDEFSVQYVIREGGDAYQRVDAIKAMGAALIVPLEFPEAQDVTDPFAADRISYTDLKHWELAPSNAARLERAGVTFALTSSGDAKQFWPRLRKAIEYGLSEERALAALTTVPAALLGESMRLGELRSGAIGNLIVTSAPLFDEAMVIEENWVAGKRYRVKGHTPDRRGVYALSVGSRAYELHVSGKPTAPKAELRLPVEEEIAADTDAAEPTPIAAVLAFDGDAITMSFSPEEDGAAIRLGGWELDDHWAGEGRLADGAPVKWRAVRAANPSAEGEDGAGAEEAGGQLALGKVIYPFTAYGTGKPPQPEALLIRNATVWTLEGEGKLDAADVLVRDGRISAVGKGLADRDARVIDATGMHVTPGIIDEHSHIALSGVNDIATNSSMVRMGDVVNSEDVNIYRNLAGGVTAAQLLHGSANPVGGQSALVKMRWGMLPREMLIDGADGFIKFALGENVKRSRNPASIRYPQTRMGVEQVFRDGFGAAREYQAAWAAWQALGRAEKMRIRAPRRDLVMDAMAEILNNERFISCHSYVQSEINMLMHVADDFDFTVNTFTHILEGYKVADKMAAHGAAGSTFSDWWAYKWEVRYAIPYNAALMTEAGVLSAINSDSAEMSRRLNQEAAKSVKYGGMSEVEALKLVTLNPAKMLHLADRMGSIRTGKDADLVIWTDNPLSIDAKALHTIVDGVVRYDAVEHAARHAAMEIERARLIEKMRKAKGAKGGGSGYRPQRLWHCDSLHGYEYLSNHGAHH